CAGCTACCCTTTGTGCTGGTGGGCCTAAGAAAAAAAGTTACGACCAgctgcaaccagtgcaaaaaaatattCTAGACTCCACACTAGCACCTGCACTACTCATGTCACGTAGCTGCTATCTGTTGCTTCAGGTCACATAAATTCactcaccttaaatgctgctaaggcgacacacacacaaagagtttCAGGCTGAAGGTTTTTTTTAGAGATGTTTGAACCTAACATCTGATAAACAATAAGTAAGATTTCAGGTGTAGTTTCATTTGGACTGTTTGTAATTTCTGcacaaaaaaagcagaaatgtatAAAACTTTTAATGCACTTTACTACTTACACCTCAcagctttttaaggtggaattggaaTTGTTAACATGAAACAAAAAACTTGCCGTGAATCAGTACACACTGATTTATAACcttaaacataacattttttttgtttgtttgtttgtttgtaaaattaaattttcagggCATGAAAACTACTGACAGACTTAGATTTTTGTCTGGCATTGGTCTTTAATGTAACATGTACAGGTATTGATTGTGTATGGTAGCAACCAATAGCATTGCTTGTGTTTTTGTGGGATTGATTAGCTGTTGaatttgctgtataatatattgtttatgacaATAAACTTCAGCTTCAGTTTGCTAGAGATCATAAGGATTAGAGAGCATAAGAAATGGAAGAAGGATCTTGTgaaggtctgatgagtccagactGACCCTGtttcagagtgatggagcattAGGGTAAAAAGAGAGGCGGCTAAAGTGATGCACCCATCACGCCTAGTGCTCACCATACAATATTGGAATATGTGTGATATTTGTGTTTGGCCAGGCCGTATACTGGTATATTGATCATTTATTTGTAAGTAAAGGTTTCAGCTGCTGTCTGTGTAAATGTTGCGGTGGGGACTGACAGCCAAGAGGGTAAATGGGACTGTTGGGAACATCATACAACACTAAATCCCCTGCAGTTATGTTTGCTGTTCTTTGCTGTGGAGCATTTGGCACTGTGGGATTCAGTCGCTCAGCTGCCCTTAATCCCATCCAGCCCAAAATTAGCCACAGAAGCTAGCATAAAGTTCCCTGGCTAAGAGCAGGACAGCTGCAGGACACAGTGAGGTCATGTTTAAACTCCAGCATCTTCTGTCTGATACCAGCAGAGAGAGTCACTGTCCAGGTTAAATTAATTCCGGGTCAAATTAAACGTTCAGTTAAAGCACAAGTTCCAAAGGAATAAAAGGTAACGTACTCAATCAGAGAAGACACAACTAATAGGTGCAGCTTTACTCTGTGCACTGTGCTCCTCAGCTAACAGAGCAAGCTgttgttcccagtctcttccgCTGTGTTATTATAtcacagttggctgtggaatatttagtagtgaacaAATATTTCaggactggacttgttgttgAACAGGTGCTGcctcctatcactgtaccacagttctggagttcactgagctcctgagagcctgagacccattcttacATTAATGATTgcagaagcagtcccagcatgcctagctgctgcttttattattatacacctgtgATCATAGAAGTAATTAGaacctgtgtttagagttttagaTGGGTGAGAGAATATTTTGGTGTTATAGTGTATCTCTGTCTCTTGTTTACCACTTTACCATCAAAAGAGGATCTTAGTAATGATGTTCTTACTCTCCTGTGTTGTGCGTCTCAATATACCCCTGATAATTTGTTTGAAACCCTTAGCTGTGCCCAAACATTTAAAGGccagtgtatttgtatgtaaatAAACAGCAGGTTTCAGCTGTTGACTATGTGATCGGTGTGGAGGGGACTGACAACTGAGAGTAACACAGGACCACTGGGAGCGCTACGCTATGTTAAATCCCCTGCAGTTAGCTTCCATTCAGGGCCCTGTAGCCATGGAGCATTTGGCACTGTGGGACTCGGTCTCTCAGCAGTACCAATCCCATCCAGCCCAAAATTAGCCTCAGAAGCTAGCCTTAAGTTCTCTGGCTGAGAGCAGGACAGCTGCAGGACACAGTAAGGTTATGTTTAAACTCCAGCATCTTCTGTCTGATACCATCAGAGAGAGTCACTGTCCGCCTGAGAGGATCATCTCTCACAAAGGCCAAAGgtcactttataaaaaaaaaggagcactgaattattttgacaaaaaattaaaTCCCACCACTTTCTTCTCCATATTTTACTTCAAAAGGTAGTTAATCAGTTAAGACAAGTCTGAACTTCTGTATTCTGATTTTTCAGTAGTAGTTTTATTGACCTTTTTTCATtctaaacataattttatttattaattcattcatttcactcAGCGTTACGTTCAAGCGTTCACTTACACTAATGTATGTCTTGTCCCAGTAAATGGAACAATAAACGTTttacaaataaactaaaataaaaactttaatgcAAATATTAATATATCCCTTTTAACATGTTAGCAGgctatttaaaaaacacaaaccacagTTCTTTGCCAGGTGTGTttctcaaaaaaatataaatgtaatatgtaataataataatattccatatgtaaaatataaacacagaatATATATAACAGCActctgaattacaaaaaaaatgtatgcttcacaacaacaaaaaaaatcacactaaaGGTGTATTTTAACTAAGATATATtgtctaaataaaatatatttggtaGTGTAAATATCCCTATAATGCATGAAGTCCATTTTAGTGGTCATTCATGTGGTTAATTGTAATTTATAGctaacagaatataaatatttgtacAACACAACAATAATATTGCTCTTcagattcttcttcttttttgtgcTCAGCAGTTCTTTACCTACAGAGATGTGTTTGTGGATTAGCTGATGGACATTCTGACCTTCTGTCAGCCAGTTTGGTTCATCATGTGGTTTGTTGCATTTGAAGATATTGGCCATATGGTGGCACAATGCAGGGTTGTTTGTTAGCATCCTCTTAAATGGCTTTCACacattaaaaacagtaaaactgatGCACACAGTAAATAATGACTTTTAAATAGCTGTgcactgaaagggttaaactgcaGCTATGAAATTACTGTTGCTTACAAGTATGAGGCTAATCTAGATAACAAGTAATCAAAGCTTATAGTTTACCACATAGgcgttaatgttaatgttaatgtctaAATCATCACACTCTTCTTTGGTAGAGTTGTTTGGAAGTTTAGTAATCTCTAATAGATGTGCTTATATTGTGCAAATTCAGTGGTAAATTTGTCTTTATATGTTACGTAATTAAACTACATACAGTGACATGTCAAAACTCACCAACAGCACAGAGCAGTGGGTGATGATTTTTGTGAATGGTGACAGCTGGTGAGACTTGTCCGTGTGAACAGAAAAGCTACTGGGAGGAATAGAAGTCAGGAgcatatcccacagttcagtgctGCTTTCTCTAGCTTCTACATGACACTGTCAAAGTCATGGGACGTGATAGcacttcctgtcccatgacatgtggcatgtcagtgtatatacgGCCAGTAGAGTATACTGTATGTGAATTTACTGATAAGTGATAAAATGTCTTTGCTATTGTCTTCCTCTGAGTTAGTGTTTTACGAGTATTGTTCTGATAGTGatgatattatttaaaatgaatattactgattattattaatgttgAGTTTCTCGTGTTTGTAGTGACTTGTAGGAAAGGCCTGGACAGCACCACCGTCGCAGCTCACGAGTCAGAAATCTACTGTAAATCCTGCTACGGCAAGAAATACGGACCGAAGGGGTACGGGTACGGTCAGGGTGCCGGGGCTCTGAGCTCAGACCCTGTGGATACCCAACACCTCCAGCCTGCTGAGTCAGTGCAGTACACACTCAGCACATCTCTATAAACAAATAAAGTCTCAGCAATTACCTGATTAACACCTGATTATATTTCCTCCTTTCAGTCCTCAAGCTCCCCGTCCCTCCAGTGACTCTAATCCCAGTAAATTTTCTCAGAAGTTCGGCAGCACTGATCGCTGCCCGCGATGCTCCAAGGCCGTTTATGCTGCAGAGAAGATCATGGGGGCAGGAAAGGTAAACCAGCTCCATCTCTAAAACACATTACTCTTATTCATTAAACTAAACTGTTTCTGATagaggtcatatatatatatatatatatattacgaataattattttttcttttgtttaaagcATGCTATACTAACAGCAGTGAGTCTGGATTAGGTAGGGGAGAgtggggtgatttgtgccagTTTTTACTTAAAGTGACTTTTAAGTGAGACCATGACAGTAATGCTTCCAACTATTATATGAACATATATTTCAGGATGTGGTGCATCACTGGAAACAGTCACTTTGGATCTGAAATATAGTATTTAACAAAAATACCGCTTTTTGGTCTCGTAGCATAACTTGCCCCCAGTGCGGGTTAAGTTGTGCCTTTAAAGAGAATACATTTGGGGTAAATTGTGCCATTGATTACTGAAGTAAAACAGTATATTTAGATCTCAGGAACTGTAGTGCTATATAAAAGCTCGGCAAATtcaatacaaaaataatttacaacatcaaaggccAATTTGAACACACCAAAAggtaattttttaaaaacaagcCCTAGCAAAGATTAAAGGTTTATTAGCATAATTAGCATACCTCTTAATTTGTCCCTTATTGAGCCATTGCAGTTAACATTCACATTTGCATAAGTTATacgctttaaataaataaagaataaagaataaatataattaatataaaaataaatatacaaaaaaatgtatatcctaataatttgttattaatggATTTCCTATTAACATTTCTTTtcgatttacttttatttatttattattatttattatagtctgTATTACGATCTAAATGATCTTTATTATATAATCTCCCACGTTACCAAAGTACAATCGATATATGGTATCTGGAGAATGCTGAGACACcgtgacatcattgctggacagccccttcattatcatacaAGGacgaggaaaaacagaaataaataaatacagaaataaatgaatacagaaataaaatgacggaaaaaaattaatgcagaaataaatagttatgtaaataataaacaaatttagaaaaatttaacaatgttaattgaaaaacccataaataacaacttattatgatatttatttttatgtatatgtatttattttgatataataattagaataattctttactgttttagtCACCATAACACTTTTATTGaatgatttacatacatttttatttatttatttatttttaattttggcagttttggtcctccatagagCAGTTCCTGGGGAAATAATTATTAATGCTATTACTATTACTTTTTCTTAATAAATGCACACTTAACCAACCTACTTTTCCCTCTCTGATCCAGCTGGCAGGGATATCAATGTTATTTCTTTGTGCATACTCAAACTTTTAGGTCTAAAATTAAGAATGTCACATAGTTttagtgataaaatgtaaaaatacaatgtACAATTACAAGAAATAAATATGTTCATAAGTGAGGGTGAGTTGTACCTTTGACACAAATTACCCCAACCCCACTATTTTGGAAAAAATGCATcaaattagtgctggacgatatggccaacatttatatcacgatatattccataatttcggtcgatacgatataatttcgatatcgacatAAATATTTTGAAGGCCTAAGAAAAACTtgagtctttaaagcctcctttcacaaaaactatataatactttagaaataaaaaatggtcaaaacCGGTCATAAACCAATGATCACTTTTAATcacttatagcaaaataaaaacatgacatctctgtcaaacacaagcctataacctatatacagtacaagccaaaggtttggacacaccttcttattcaatgcgtcatgaaatgaaagagtcattaaaataaagaaaacgcattgaataagaaggtatgtccaaacgtttggcctgtactgtacatattaccaatataaataactttacatttacaacagaggcaaagcttcttattcttccgtaaacaaatttaacagatcaaaacaaaagtgcttcaaccaggataaggaaaaaaagcctttatatacataaaaggaacatgatatcacagtcaaataagcaaacctgtaggcttttataactataaataacttagatataacataaactacaaaagtgtttcagccagaataaagaaatttaggagattctaaaaggagattttagatgctgaccggagcgcggccgagtttcagcgtgaGAGATTTCAgtgcgagtttcagcgcgagaggttttagatgctgaccggagcgcggccgagtttcagcgcgagagattttagatgctgaccggaccgcggccgagcttcagcgcgagtttcagcgcgagaggttttagatgctgaccggagcgcggccgagtttcagcgcgagagattttagatgctgaccggaccgcggccgagcttcagcgcgagagatttcagcgcgagaggttttagatgctgaccggagcgcggccgagtttcagcgcgagagattttagatgctgaccggagcgcggccgagtttcagcgcgagagattttagatgctgaccggaccgcggccgagcttcagcgcgagtttcagcgcgagaggttttagatgctgaccggagcgcggccgagtttcagcgcgagagattttagatgctgaccggaccgcggccgagcttcagcgcgagagatttcagcgcgagaggttttagatgctgaccggagcgctgaccggagcgcggccgagtttcagcgcgagagattttagatgctgaccggagcgcggccgagcttcagcgcgagagatttcagcgcgagaggttttagatgctgaccggagcgcggccgagtttcagcgcgagagattttagatgctgaccggaccgcggccgagcttcagcgcgagagatttcagcacgagagattttcagcgcgagagattttaggggcCGAACGGAGCGCGGCTGAGccgtgtttctgtaaataatacatatcgatatgacacaaaaatgatatcaccgttattgaaacatttcttatcgcgataaataccgttatcgaattattgtccaggcctacatcaaatcaaatcaaatcaaatcaaatttatttgtatagcgctttttacaacaggtgttggcacaaagcagctttacagaaacatgattacaggacaaagaatcaggcaaaacattaaacatagaatatacataatacagaacccccagtgagcgcggaggcaaggaaaaactccctcagagctgcaggaggaggaagaaaccttgggagg
The DNA window shown above is from Astyanax mexicanus isolate ESR-SI-001 chromosome 16, AstMex3_surface, whole genome shotgun sequence and carries:
- the csrp3 gene encoding cysteine and glycine-rich protein 3 encodes the protein MPNWGGGAKCAACEKTVYHAEEIQCNGRSFHKPCFICMTCRKGLDSTTVAAHESEIYCKSCYGKKYGPKGYGYGQGAGALSSDPVDTQHLQPADPQAPRPSSDSNPSKFSQKFGSTDRCPRCSKAVYAAEKIMGAGKPWHKTCFRCLLCGKSLESTTVTDKDGELYCKVCYAKNFGPKGRGLGNMGVVEGQ